The DNA window ACCCGCTAATACACGGCTGGCATCTTTGACAACGTAAGCGGGCAATCTGATGGTAAAAGTGCTACCTATGCCATATTCGCTGTCGACATGAATATCACCGCCCATCATTTCGGCGAAGCGTTTTGTAATGGTTAAGCCTAAACCTGTCCCCCCGTATTTACGGGTTGTAGATGAGTCTGCTTGTGTAAACGGTTGGAATAATTTGCTGATTTGCTCCGCCGTCATGCCGATGCCTTGGTCTTTGACGATGAATAAAATCCAATCTTTATTTTCTTCACTTTGCCGATGAACATTGAGGGTTATCAGCCCATTTTCGGTAAATTTTGCGGCATTACTGAGCAGATTAAATAACATTTGCCGAACTTTGGTTAAGTCCGCGTGCATATCGCCGAGTTGTTCGGCACTGTCGCAAATTAAGTTTAAACGGTTCGATTTATTTTGTATTAATGGTTCAATGGTAGAGACAACTTCAGAAATAACTAGCGTTAAATCAAATGTTTCTGTGTAAACATCCATTTTGCCCGCTTCAATTTTAGAAATATCTAAAACGTCATTAATGAGTCCTAATAAATGTTTGCCTGCCGCATAAATTTTTTGTACGTCGGGGACTAATTCCTCACACCCTAAATCAGGCATGTCTTCTTGTAAAATTTCGCTATAGCCGATAATGGCATTTAAAGGGGTACGCAACTCATGACTCATGTTCGCTAAAAAGGCACTTTTGGCTTTATTCGCTTCTTCGGCTGCTTCTTTTGCAATGCGTAAGGCTTCTTCAGCCCGTTTATGTGCCGTGATATCAATGATAATGCCGACTAAACCTGCAACAACGCCATCGGTGCTGCGGAAAGTGGTTTGATTGAGCAAAACATTGTGAGCCTCTCCATCAGCGAAATGAATCACCGTTTCGTATGAGAGCTTACCTTCGTCATGAGCAAATAATTCAACTTCTTTTTGTTGAAACTCTTCAGCAATTTCAGGTGAATATAAATCTATCGCAGTATGTCCAACGATTTGCGCTTCAGATAATCCGAGACATTGTTCAAAAGCACGATTGCACCCTAAATACATGCCTTCTATATTTTTAAAAAAAATAGGGTTAGAGATGCTATTTAATAGCGTTTGTAAAAACAAAAGGCTATTACGTTGCACCGCTTCGATACGTTTACGTTCTTGAACCTCCCGTTGTAAACGGGCGTTATTTTCGGCGAGTTCGTGCGTCCTTTCTGTCACTTGAGTTTCCAGTGAATTGCGGACATCTAATAATTGACGTTCAAATACGTCCGCATGATCTGTTGTAGTTTCTAACGAAATTTCTAAGTCTAATTTTTCCTGTGCTAACTTCGTGACTTGTTGACGAAGTTCCGTAATTTCTTGACGTAACGCAAGGATTAATTCATTTTCAGATGACATCATTATGTAGGAGTTACGCGCAGATTATAAAGGGGGGTGAAATGGCAATACTTGGATGGCTAATTGTAATTTCTTTTATAAGTGAGTATAAGTTCTCTTTGTTAAAAGATAGTAAAACACTTAATTAACAAATTTTTACAGCCATTTAACTTCACCGTTTGTCTTTTCCTCTTTGATAATGAGTACATAAGTAATGCATCACTATTAATGGAGTCATTCTTGATGAATTAAACAAGATAACATAAGTCATTTGTTATTTAAGGGTAAAACACTTTTAAAGCGGATACAAATTATTCAAGTTTTGGTTGATATAACCTAACTTAAGACAACGGCGGGCAAGGTGAAATAAAATAAGCTCCCTTCACTAACACCGCTTTCTACGCCAACCGTTCCGCCCAATTTTTTAACAATCTGTTGCACAATAG is part of the Beggiatoa alba B18LD genome and encodes:
- a CDS encoding response regulator, whose translation is MMSSENELILALRQEITELRQQVTKLAQEKLDLEISLETTTDHADVFERQLLDVRNSLETQVTERTHELAENNARLQREVQERKRIEAVQRNSLLFLQTLLNSISNPIFFKNIEGMYLGCNRAFEQCLGLSEAQIVGHTAIDLYSPEIAEEFQQKEVELFAHDEGKLSYETVIHFADGEAHNVLLNQTTFRSTDGVVAGLVGIIIDITAHKRAEEALRIAKEAAEEANKAKSAFLANMSHELRTPLNAIIGYSEILQEDMPDLGCEELVPDVQKIYAAGKHLLGLINDVLDISKIEAGKMDVYTETFDLTLVISEVVSTIEPLIQNKSNRLNLICDSAEQLGDMHADLTKVRQMLFNLLSNAAKFTENGLITLNVHRQSEENKDWILFIVKDQGIGMTAEQISKLFQPFTQADSSTTRKYGGTGLGLTITKRFAEMMGGDIHVDSEYGIGSTFTIRLPAYVVKDASRVLAGEATNENEDGTKGDTILVIDDDSVVRELLQNYLCKSGYQVVTASSGEQGLKLARELKPHAITLDVMMPGMDGWMVLTAIKKDAELINIPVIIISLIEDKSIGYALGANEYLTKPINRDELSHVLRKYLDKDKGSQHIMLVEDDPVTREMISTVLKKNGWDIQTAENGRIALEYLPFKQPDLIITDLMMPEMDGFEFVAKLRENPAWRAIPVVVLTAKDITQEDRLLLNHRVERIFQKSNYQIEELLNELSDCLVRLDTKRN